A segment of the Juglans regia cultivar Chandler chromosome 15, Walnut 2.0, whole genome shotgun sequence genome:
GATTCCTTGCATCTTTACCAACAGTGTTGAGCATGACCTCGTTCCAGTCTAGAGGGGAATCGACCTGGATTTGTGGAGTAAAAGCAAAAGGCAAGGGTGAAAAAGTTCTCTTGACTTGTTCCACCAACTCTTCATTCAAGTTTGGAGAATCAATACCAAATGCACCAGAAACTTGTGCACCAGCTTGGATTGTACAGCCCCAATAACGTAATGCAGAATTAACAGAGATTGGACTGTTCGGATGCATAACAAGGAAGCAGCCGAATTTATGTGGTTCTGAGAAGAAAGAGGATCCTCTCTGCATGGCACATAAGTAATGCAAAACCTCATTGGGTTTACACTTGACTGTATTCATAAAAATGAGAATCTGACTGTATTCATAAAAATGAGAATCGCATTTACCTCCAACATTTGTTCCAGAGTGTCCCATACTTCTGCACTCATTTTCCCATTCAGATAGGACCTGCTGCCGCTGATACTCATGGCTTCATCCACAAGTCTCACAAGTGAAGGACCAGCCACTCTTCCAAGATCAGTCTTTTCAGCCAAGTTGCGTAGATACTTTAAATACAATCTGCACTGTCATGTTATCGTATATTATaccattgagagagagagagagagagagatgttctTACCTTGCTTTACTGGTTGCACCTATTATCCGTAGGGTTTCCTCAGTACTGATTCCATCATATATAATCACATCAAAATTCTCTTTTCTGTGGTTTTCTTGAGCCACATTACTTAATAATCCAACAAGCCTACCAAGTGCAAATACTGAAAAAATAGTGTCCATCCCAGGAAGTACCCCAAGCTCTTCTCCCACAATCTACACATTCAAAGGAATGGAATATAAAGTCCTTCAAAATATTCAAGGGATTATAGCTGTGAAATTAGACTGCCCAAGAACATCAGCAATGGTATTACGTACACACCCCTTCAAGAACTCCTTGTGTCATATTAAGATGGGCATCTGCTCGCTTGAGCCGATTGAGAGGTTCAAGAAGTATCTGTAATTACCAACGACAGTTCATCTTGAGTAACCACTCAAAGCAAAGCTTTCAGGTGGCAGAGAGTAGGATAGAAGGGGAAAAACACACTTTAGAGGTTTCCAACCTAACAGCCGAAAGGTTATTGTTGCATATGACAGGAGAACTTCCAATCTTACAGTTCAAAAGATAATCGGCAGATGGGTCTTGATTATGTATCACCAAGCATGTGCTGAGTCCAGCCAATGCATAATGCTATAAACCAGAAACAGtgagagagaataaaatcaGTCAAAATATCTTATACTTAATCTTCAAGGCTTTTTAGCTTAAACGATCTTAAGTTCTAAAATCCTAGGACtactagtaaaaaaaaaattaattatttggtaAGTCAATTGGTAGACTTACATTAACAGTTGAAAAAGGGTTCAGAAAGAGGTTCCTATATGCACTTTTCACTTTCATGAAGAAGCTCAGGTTTATCGCTTGTTTGATTGAAACATAGtcaattataaaatgttttagaACCCTTATTTGCTCTATTACTCTGAATATCTTACCCATCATTtaatatctttcattttccCCCTCTTTGCTCATCCCTATGGTGTTTTCTTTAACTGGGAAACAATCAAGTTGCAAATATTAATCACCACATTTCTCATTCTGAATAAATACTCATAATCCATAGTCTCTTACATTCTTACCACAATCGTACACAACCAAAACTAAAGGAGAAGTAAggcaatgaatttttttaactcaacccacaaattataactaaaaataaatagcaaaaactcgtaattaaaaaataatggtatGACGCAATATATTACTATGTACCTGAGCGGCGAATACCGCAGAAGTGGTCTTGCCGGACCCACCTTTGCCCAAAAAGGTGACCAATTTCGTTGATTGCTGAGAAGAATTATTACCACCATCATCAGTCAATGAAGCTGGCAATGCAAAATCTCTTCTTCCAAGGGTGGAGTGGGAAGTGGGGTTAGCGAGAaggagaggaaaagagagaaaagaagccatttttttgtaagaatatTCGTTTGGGAGTGGAAGTGTTTCGAAAGACGGGAGGCAGGACCGGGGGGGTGGAGGATGTGGCTTGAAGGGTGGTTGCTGATTGGTGATTTGGGAAGAGAAGAAAGGAGGAGATGGATCTGAAACAGAAATCGtgtgagaatatatatatgttgggcCGAAGTGGTAAACTGAGATTTCAAAGGGTAAGGGACCTTTGAGCGGTGCTTCTTCAGCAGAAAAGGGCCAAGGAGAGGAATGAAGGCCCGCTGTAGGTTTCAACCTCTTAGCTGTGCAGGCAAGTACCCAAATACAAATATCCAAATTGAGTGTATTAGAATAGTCAGGTTCGAATTCAGATCTCTACtttcatattataaaatcattagagtaatattatatataatcgtagaatatataaatattatgtaatcgttttgaaaagaatgaagtctactcataaaaaattaatttcttttcatgtagatcctatatttatttatttttttcaaagcaactgcacgatacttacacactcacgattacaaatatcatttctcaatatatatacatgtactCTCGTTGGTCGAATAAAGAATCGTTATCACATTTTGTTAATTAGttgtatataatatgtttattttattatgcagGGGCAATTAAATTTGACGACGTTTTTCAGTACGGATTCGAACTGATCATGAACTCCGGCCTGTATTTTGACATAATATATTGAATTAATATGCATAATGCCGGTCAGATCAAGTACCTCAAATTCGGGATCAATGCATGCCAAtttcatcattaattaatttgacgTACATGATGcgaagaatattataaaaaccTATCTAGTTATATATAAGctggtcatatatatatatatatatgcatgggcCGGCCAccaaaatgaattaattaagaCTAAATATCCCACCACTTATGTATTCGATTAATATTAcattaatattgataatatacTTACACgttatacgtacgtacatcttatatatatatatatgtataattagctaatatatattacatgttcttgttagtttataattttattaatctctaCTGTAAGCGAGAGATGCTATGATGGATCTCTCGTCTTTTCCTATTAATTgcatcaaatatatttatatatatatatatatatggtatttttCCTATAATATTAATGCTGTCAAGTAGCTTTTCAGGATTAGGTGGCCTATCCTTGcattaattattcattaagaGATAGTTAATCACTCTCAAAAACTGTTTAAACTCTGATGGATATTGGAGgatttacctatatatatatagatatatatatatatatttcgtaaTTTGACAGCACTGGGTCGATCGACGATGTTGATGTTGGCCACTCATGATCAATGATCATCATATCCCTTTCAAAAgatgctaattaattataagtgcACTTGTACTAGTACTAGTACCATTGGCGGAAACTAATCTAGTCGGCAAATGATCActacctacctacctacctacctacctaATTCATTGCTACGTACGCGGCTCATTTACTACTGtgaaactaatatatattcacttgatctatatataaatatgtcatgtgtgtgtatatatatatatatatatatatttatatattctgatctcatatatatatatattatatataatggagTGGTTGGGAGGCTAAACTATACATATAGATGGTCGATCCAAGAGATTATATATTGCAGAGATATCGTAATGCACTAAGCTGCAGCAGTGCTAAGTTGGAGGGTCACGTACGTTACAGTTGAAATAGAGGAATTCACACTGATCAGCAGGATGATCGATCATGCGTCGTGGGGGCGGGCGGTACTGCCGGTCAGCCACATGcgtcatatatattttgatcgCATAGTATTCCAATATTAATTGTCGATGAGcaatctattaatatatatatatatagtactaatccaattactagtactactactggaTGATCGATGCTTGTTTATTTGATCTAGCTAGCGagctatagctatatatatattcaagccAACCATCAAGTACTACTGCATGGACAACAGTACTACTccaactaattaataatttctttgatCGATATTGCTAGTTAGCCAGCTGGCCGTGCGTGCATGTGGGTTGATCATCTATTTGCATTGGGattaatatgcatatatatccatatatattgGCAGCTCAATCGTCTGTCTGATTAATTTATGGATCGATCGAGttactttatcaatatgtttaATTTGGAAACTTAAAACAGCCAATTACTGAGATGATCACTGCATAGAAATCGATGTTTAAAGCACTGGAAAGGCATGGTAAGCTAGCTTTTGATCCCAGGACGTCgcttttcaatttaatttaattttccacGTTaattggtaaaagaaaaaaggatgtCTTCGTTGGTCGAGTGGTgtgtataataataatgaactatatatatatatatattatatgaactATCATGGACACGATCGATCGATCTTCTATATAAACAAGTTTCACCCacataaatgatatatataacatgatgatgatggtacTCTTCCATGAGTGGAGCAGgtatatctccttatacttaaaagagccTACTGCCCAATGAACATGAATGAACAATAAACTTGTTTTacgcttttcttcttctccttacgtcctctctacatcctcacattaaaatcatcacaaaatcacaaaattactacacaaatcaccacacaaataaCAAATCAGGAGTCATCAACTAGAGAAAATGAGGAAGTGGAGGGGTCGTCAGCGAAGGACGAGGCTGGTGGTGGCGTAGGGGAGGCTAACGGCGGTGCTATGGGGAGAAACTTGTTCGTGTAAAGGGGCTGCGTGCGTGGAGTTAGGGAGGAGCTACAAGTGGTGGGTTCCATAGAAGTGGTCCATGGCATGAGGGAAACTCggtggtggtgcttggtggagATGGGGCTGAGCCGCGATGGCTCAAGGGTGGAGAATCCATGCGTCGAGACCCATTTCGGTTGCTCGCATGCGGCTGAGGGATGAGCTGTCAAGGGGCTTCGACGGTGGGGTTTGCTCGCCAGCGTGAGAGGAAGCCGGTGAGATCGTCAGTTATGCAGCAAGGTGGCGCACATCGACATTAGGCTGCTTGAGGGAagagatcgggtgagagagaggaaatACGTGGGGCTgaaggggaaggagagagagagggagaaagggaaagtgaggAGAAAATGTTAGGTTTGGggttttaaatcaaaatcattCATCTTGAATCCTCAAATGTAATCTAACAGTGGAGgtttaaacattgatttaaactaacataaaatagataattaaaatataaatattatatcatacacttaaaatcaattttaatttataaaatactaatttttcattattaaataaatgatgaaattttgctaacatttttaagagaataaaactatctaattaatttgaattttcaacataatttaaatatcataataaatgatgaacatgaataaacagtaattttactcttatgtattagattatttt
Coding sequences within it:
- the LOC109002724 gene encoding uncharacterized protein At1g26090, chloroplastic; amino-acid sequence: MASFLSFPLLLANPTSHSTLGRRDFALPASLTDDGGNNSSQQSTKLVTFLGKGGSGKTTSAVFAAQHYALAGLSTCLVIHNQDPSADYLLNCKIGSSPVICNNNLSAVRLETSKILLEPLNRLKRADAHLNMTQGVLEGIVGEELGVLPGMDTIFSVFALGRLVGLLSNVAQENHRKENFDVIIYDGISTEETLRIIGATSKARLYLKYLRNLAEKTDLGRVAGPSLVRLVDEAMSISGSRSYLNGKMSAEVWDTLEQMLERGSSFFSEPHKFGCFLVMHPNSPISVNSALRYWGCTIQAGAQVSGAFGIDSPNLNEELVEQVKRTFSPLPFAFTPQIQVDSPLDWNEVMLNTVGKDARNLLSLPPSHTSDMSSVKFDPAKKSVTLLMPGFEKSEIKLYQYRGGSELLVEAGDQRRVILLPPDLQGKVGGAKFMNRSLVITMR